From Cecembia calidifontis, one genomic window encodes:
- a CDS encoding IS1182 family transposase, which produces MSKVVFKNQTGNCPELFPANIFDKIPDNHPARLVDTVVNSLDISDIIKRYKGGGTSAYHPRMMIKVLFYSYLSNVYSCRKIAKALNENIHFMFISGNSTPDFRTINDFRGKILKDSIKTLFAEVVKMLVEMGYVSLDVQYIDGTKIEAKSNKYTFVWRKTVEKHKERLEGKIKSVLSDIEESILSDNQEVNQEELPKKIDSEELRERLSAINKKLKEPSKKIAKELQKLQEEHLPKLEKYEKDLEILGDRNSYSKTDHDATFMRMKEDHMKNGQLKPAYNPQISTENQFITHATIHQTAGDTTTLKSHLDSFEKSYSKQSKEIVADAGYGSEENYEMLEKKGVDAYVKYNYFHMEQKKKTKNNPFLPQNLFYNAAQDFYVCPMGQRMENVGQGKRTSSNGYVSQVTYYQAKNCEGCPLRAQCHKATGNRRIEVNHRLNFLKQQAKEKLMNKKGLEHRSKRPIEAEAAFGQLKSNNKFNRFTLTGLEKVELEFLLMAIGHNLRKMVAKSMHSGLKLSKKSSLGYKPYNSRPVFYVPKENSNQRSLVMALDFQNQKIAA; this is translated from the coding sequence ATGTCTAAGGTAGTTTTTAAAAATCAGACTGGCAATTGTCCAGAATTATTTCCGGCAAATATTTTTGATAAAATCCCTGATAACCACCCTGCTCGATTGGTTGACACTGTGGTTAACTCTTTGGATATCAGTGATATTATAAAGAGGTACAAGGGAGGCGGTACATCAGCCTATCATCCACGAATGATGATTAAAGTGCTGTTCTACAGCTATTTATCCAATGTGTATTCATGTAGGAAAATAGCCAAAGCACTTAATGAGAACATACATTTCATGTTTATCTCAGGAAACTCAACCCCCGATTTCAGAACCATCAACGATTTCCGCGGTAAAATCTTAAAAGACTCCATCAAGACATTGTTTGCCGAAGTGGTAAAAATGCTTGTTGAGATGGGATATGTAAGCCTTGATGTACAATACATTGACGGAACCAAGATTGAAGCAAAATCCAATAAGTACACTTTTGTCTGGCGTAAGACAGTTGAAAAGCACAAAGAAAGGTTAGAAGGTAAGATCAAGAGTGTTTTATCAGATATCGAAGAAAGCATCCTATCAGATAATCAAGAAGTTAATCAAGAAGAATTGCCTAAAAAAATTGATTCTGAAGAATTAAGGGAGCGGCTTTCAGCCATAAATAAAAAGCTAAAAGAGCCTTCAAAGAAGATTGCTAAGGAGCTTCAAAAACTTCAGGAAGAACATCTTCCCAAGCTGGAGAAGTATGAAAAAGACCTGGAGATTTTGGGGGATAGAAATTCGTACAGTAAGACAGATCATGATGCCACATTCATGAGAATGAAAGAGGACCACATGAAAAACGGACAACTAAAACCCGCTTACAATCCTCAGATATCAACTGAAAATCAATTCATTACCCATGCTACTATCCACCAAACAGCAGGGGATACCACCACTTTAAAATCCCACTTGGACAGTTTTGAAAAATCGTATAGTAAACAAAGTAAAGAGATAGTAGCTGATGCAGGATACGGCAGTGAGGAGAATTATGAAATGCTTGAAAAAAAGGGAGTTGATGCCTATGTGAAATACAATTACTTCCACATGGAGCAAAAGAAGAAGACAAAGAACAATCCTTTTCTTCCCCAAAATCTTTTCTACAATGCAGCGCAAGATTTTTACGTATGCCCCATGGGACAGCGGATGGAGAATGTTGGACAAGGAAAGCGCACTTCAAGCAATGGGTATGTATCTCAAGTAACTTATTATCAGGCAAAAAACTGTGAAGGATGCCCCTTAAGAGCACAATGCCACAAAGCGACAGGTAACAGAAGAATCGAAGTGAACCATAGGTTAAACTTCTTAAAACAGCAGGCCAAGGAAAAACTAATGAATAAAAAGGGGCTTGAACACAGGAGCAAAAGACCAATAGAGGCGGAAGCTGCGTTTGGCCAGCTGAAAAGCAATAATAAATTCAACAGATTTACACTCACTGGTTTAGAAAAAGTGGAATTAGAGTTCTTATTGATGGCAATTGGCCATAATCTGAGAAAAATGGTGGCTAAAAGTATGCACTCTGGACTAAAACTATCTAAAAAATCATCTTTGGGTTATAAACCCTACAATAGTCGGCCGGTATTTTACGTTCCAAAGGAAAATTCTAATCAAAGATCACTGGTAATGGCATTGGATTTTCAAAATCAAAAAATAGCGGCATAA
- a CDS encoding ABC transporter permease has product MNMFKLSWKYLVAKPLNTGLNILLLALGLAIITVLILIQDQFEKKMTRDAEGIDLVVGAKGSPLQLILSSVYHIDFPTGNIDMEDAIALSKNRLIKNVIPLGLGDNYQGYRIVGTNYDYLELYNAQMGEGLIWKKPFDVVLGHEVAVKLGLKVGDNFVGSHGIGSSSHEHDEHPYTVTGILAPQGNVLDKLVLTSIESVWYTHDEDHDHDKFEKPVAKTGFPETDEDREVTSLLVQYRNPMAAVQLPRYINSRSALQAASPSFEISRLFELLGVGVKLIQGLAIVIIVIAGLGIFIALFNSLKERKYDLAVMRTLGASRGQLFLHIVLEGVILTVLGAIVGILMGHLFLALLVMQNEQGAISGLSAAVFLQEELWILGYAVLVGIIASLIPAWNAYQTDIAKQLSKS; this is encoded by the coding sequence ATGAACATGTTCAAACTGAGTTGGAAATATCTCGTGGCTAAGCCACTTAATACTGGTCTAAATATACTTTTGCTTGCTTTAGGTCTTGCGATTATCACCGTCCTGATTCTTATTCAGGATCAGTTCGAAAAGAAAATGACCAGAGATGCAGAAGGGATAGATCTGGTTGTCGGCGCCAAGGGTAGTCCGCTTCAACTGATTCTATCCAGTGTTTACCATATTGATTTCCCCACCGGGAATATTGATATGGAGGATGCCATTGCCCTTTCCAAAAACCGTCTCATCAAGAATGTCATTCCATTGGGGCTTGGAGATAATTATCAGGGATACCGAATCGTAGGGACCAATTACGATTACCTTGAACTGTATAATGCCCAAATGGGAGAAGGATTGATTTGGAAAAAACCTTTTGATGTAGTTTTAGGTCATGAAGTTGCAGTAAAACTTGGGCTGAAGGTTGGAGATAATTTCGTTGGTTCACATGGGATTGGCAGTAGCAGTCATGAACATGATGAACATCCTTACACCGTTACAGGTATTTTGGCACCACAGGGGAATGTTCTTGATAAATTGGTCCTGACAAGTATAGAGTCGGTGTGGTACACCCATGATGAAGATCATGATCATGATAAGTTTGAAAAACCGGTTGCCAAAACCGGATTTCCTGAAACTGACGAGGACAGAGAAGTAACCTCCCTCTTGGTTCAGTACCGCAATCCCATGGCAGCAGTTCAATTGCCACGATATATCAATAGTAGAAGTGCATTACAGGCAGCCTCCCCTTCATTTGAAATATCAAGGTTGTTTGAGCTTTTAGGGGTAGGAGTTAAATTGATCCAGGGCCTGGCTATCGTGATTATTGTTATTGCAGGTCTGGGAATTTTTATAGCGCTGTTCAATTCATTAAAAGAAAGAAAATATGACCTGGCAGTGATGAGGACATTAGGGGCTTCAAGAGGACAGCTGTTCTTGCATATAGTTCTTGAGGGGGTGATTTTAACCGTTCTTGGAGCCATTGTAGGGATATTAATGGGGCACCTTTTCCTGGCTTTGCTTGTTATGCAGAATGAACAGGGTGCCATCAGTGGACTTTCCGCAGCTGTGTTCCTCCAGGAAGAGTTATGGATTTTGGGTTATGCGGTATTGGTGGGTATTATTGCCTCTCTTATACCTGCATGGAACGCTTATCAAACAGATATTGCAAAGCAATTGTCCAAATCTTAA
- a CDS encoding ABC transporter ATP-binding protein — MLVAKNIEFHYSPDQNFNIPDISLNQGEQLLILGKSGSGKTTILNMLGGLLKPLKGEVLIDGTSLYQLSGAALDKFRGKNIGIIFQKPHILSPLTVEENLRLANYFSKAKGDKNEVLLKDLGIFEKRKAKVNTLSEGEAQRVSIARALANSPKIILADEPTASLDDENAGKVVKLLKEQAEKFNAVLIIVTHDQRVKDHISNQITIGGEV, encoded by the coding sequence ATGCTTGTCGCAAAGAATATTGAATTCCATTACAGTCCAGATCAAAATTTTAATATCCCCGATATTTCTTTAAATCAAGGTGAGCAATTGCTCATACTCGGAAAATCAGGTAGCGGTAAAACAACCATCTTAAACATGTTGGGTGGATTGTTAAAACCGCTTAAAGGGGAAGTGTTGATTGATGGCACTTCACTTTACCAATTGAGTGGTGCTGCCCTGGATAAATTCAGAGGGAAAAACATAGGCATCATTTTCCAGAAGCCTCATATTCTTTCCCCTTTGACGGTGGAAGAAAATCTTCGGTTGGCCAATTATTTTTCCAAAGCAAAGGGAGATAAAAATGAGGTTCTGCTAAAGGATTTGGGGATTTTTGAAAAAAGGAAAGCCAAAGTAAATACACTTTCAGAAGGGGAAGCACAGCGCGTTTCGATTGCAAGGGCATTGGCCAATTCCCCGAAAATAATTTTAGCGGATGAACCGACAGCCAGTCTTGATGATGAAAATGCCGGGAAAGTCGTTAAGCTCCTTAAGGAGCAGGCAGAAAAATTCAATGCCGTTCTTATAATAGTAACCCATGATCAGAGGGTAAAAGATCATATTTCCAATCAAATTACGATAGGAGGTGAAGTATGA
- a CDS encoding hybrid sensor histidine kinase/response regulator codes for MFPLRILITEDDHVSALLLKKALEKNNHQIIGISDSGEKALEILAEHHADIVMMDINLAGELDGIRTTEIINEKYDIPVVYLSASSDAETLTKVVGTNPSAYVIKPFNIRELNMVIELAIFKDRKEKELQKLNNELEEKVRQRTKDLAEANKELTRALEKEREIGELKSRIVLNVSHGFKTPLTSILSSAQLLQKYAEKDHPFKAKIMKHAEKIEHSVRNLNSLLTSVLFFGKADANKIDYKPKKLFLNALINEVVDVVKAGSENDVKINLKLGNIPKTITSDSDLLYQIFENLLSNAVKYSKDGQSVEFELTEENGYLHAKISDHGIGIPIEEQDQLFDRFFRAKNVGIIEGSGLGLSIVKKCVDVLEGEITFKSKPNEGTTFFVKIPITK; via the coding sequence ATGTTTCCATTAAGGATATTGATTACAGAAGATGACCATGTGTCGGCTCTTCTACTGAAAAAAGCGCTTGAAAAAAACAACCATCAAATCATTGGTATCTCTGATTCGGGAGAAAAAGCTCTTGAGATCTTAGCGGAACATCATGCAGATATTGTGATGATGGATATCAATTTGGCGGGTGAATTGGATGGTATAAGAACCACTGAAATCATAAATGAGAAATATGATATTCCAGTGGTTTACCTTTCTGCCAGCTCGGATGCAGAAACCCTCACCAAGGTGGTGGGAACAAACCCTTCTGCATATGTTATCAAGCCCTTTAACATCAGGGAGTTGAATATGGTTATTGAGTTGGCCATTTTTAAGGACCGTAAGGAAAAAGAACTTCAAAAACTCAATAATGAATTAGAGGAAAAGGTGAGGCAAAGGACGAAGGATCTTGCTGAAGCCAATAAAGAACTTACACGGGCTTTGGAAAAGGAAAGGGAAATTGGTGAACTCAAGTCAAGGATTGTTTTGAATGTGTCCCATGGGTTCAAAACCCCTTTAACCTCTATCTTGAGCTCTGCGCAATTGCTTCAAAAATATGCTGAAAAAGACCATCCTTTCAAAGCAAAAATCATGAAGCATGCGGAGAAAATCGAGCATTCTGTAAGGAACCTGAACAGTCTTTTGACTTCGGTGCTCTTTTTTGGTAAGGCCGATGCCAATAAAATTGATTACAAGCCCAAGAAACTATTCCTAAATGCCCTGATCAATGAGGTGGTAGATGTAGTCAAAGCGGGAAGTGAAAACGATGTCAAGATCAATCTAAAACTAGGGAATATTCCCAAAACCATCACTTCCGACTCAGATCTTTTGTACCAAATATTTGAAAACCTGCTTTCGAATGCAGTAAAATATTCCAAAGACGGTCAGTCGGTGGAATTTGAACTCACGGAAGAAAATGGCTATCTGCATGCAAAAATATCCGATCATGGAATTGGTATACCCATAGAAGAACAGGATCAGCTTTTTGACCGTTTCTTTAGAGCAAAGAACGTCGGAATTATTGAAGGCTCCGGACTTGGGCTTTCCATAGTAAAAAAATGTGTGGATGTTCTTGAAGGTGAAATTACTTTTAAAAGTAAACCGAACGAAGGCACAACTTTCTTCGTAAAGATTCCCATAACAAAATAA